Below is a genomic region from Laspinema palackyanum D2c.
GAATGCTGCTTCTAAAAGAGACCCTTGCCAAGGGGGGGGATTAGAATGCTTCAAGACGTCTGATTTAATCAGAATATCCAGGATGAAAGGGTAAGGATAAACAACAATAAAGACAGGAAAAATTACATCCCTCTTCCTGTTCTCCCCCATCCTCCCTATCTCCCCCCTCTCCCTCGCCTCCCTCCTCTCGCCGTTCACCTAAACCCTGTGGCTCGACTTTCTGTTGAATTGCATCGCTATTTTTTTGAAGAAGAACGTTCTGAAGGCGTAATTTTAGCGGATATTATCCTGCTGGCTGGAGAACGCATTTTTGGATTTTTGTTTGTATTCTTGGCGTTACCTTCAGCCTTACCCGTACCTGCGCCAGGATACTCGACTCCATTTGGAATTGTTATTTGTATCCTGGCGGTTCAGCTAATTGCTGGCGCTCAACGTCCTTGGATGCCTAAGCGAGTGATGAATCACCCGATCGCCTTGTCAAAGGTCCAAGGCATTTTAAAAGCCGGGATTCCCTGGTTGGAAAAAATTGAGTTGCTCTCTCGTCCCCGGTTGACCTATATCTGCAAAAGTTTACCGGGTCGAGTGGTCATTGGCAGTGCGATCGCCCTGATGGCAATTTCCATGATGATTCCCATCCCCGGGACCAATACCTTACCAGCGATGGGCATTTTCGTGACCGGCTTTGGCTTACTTGATGACGATGGAGCCATTACCCTGGCTGGGTTAGTGCTTTGTGTGATGGGATTTATTCTCTCGGCTTCTATTTTGATGGCTCTTTGGTTTGGGGGTTCCAGCTTGCTGGACATCATCCAAAACTGGCGGGCACAGTAACTCAGTTTAATTCAAAATTGGAATGGGAGGGACGCCCGCTTAATCGGTGTCCCTCTCTTTTTTTTATTGGAAGTAAGTCTATTTACTTATTTCCTGAAATTTTAGATAGACAATGGCTTGTTCACCCAGACATTTTGAATGGCATCAGAATTTATCCTTAAGCACAAACACTTATTAATTGACAACAATTGGGGTGTTCCTGTACCCGACCCCTCCTAAACTTAAGAATTTTTCC
It encodes:
- a CDS encoding exopolysaccharide biosynthesis protein; translated protein: MARLSVELHRYFFEEERSEGVILADIILLAGERIFGFLFVFLALPSALPVPAPGYSTPFGIVICILAVQLIAGAQRPWMPKRVMNHPIALSKVQGILKAGIPWLEKIELLSRPRLTYICKSLPGRVVIGSAIALMAISMMIPIPGTNTLPAMGIFVTGFGLLDDDGAITLAGLVLCVMGFILSASILMALWFGGSSLLDIIQNWRAQ